One genomic segment of Coffea arabica cultivar ET-39 chromosome 6e, Coffea Arabica ET-39 HiFi, whole genome shotgun sequence includes these proteins:
- the LOC113696318 gene encoding protein phosphatase 2C 50-like, with product MPYNLGNLIYDESVLTTRVDITGLELIANTSSLLSESSLTKFPLVSFAHESRSYSNYRTPQNGISILTQNDNVKKGEANTLPGATDNGRCFAVGDAMYQATKADDLKLFSGSQSVDASSQLVSNDTTSVCTEQCTALDTQSGTSLITVASTCSHQSIKKSYSWDPTIASEIIEDIVSGIANNGVAVVKDSTRPVPSSLLEVSEKMKIDRHVFSLDTVPLWGFSSIRGRRPEMEDAVVALPRFFKIPRQMLMDGPVSNALNQCLSADLFGVYDGHGGSQVADYCRDRLHLALAEVLNIEREDLLTGNGACNWKERWERVLLSCFHKVDNEVGGMGTSGANDPSLVPIAPEAVGSTAVVGIICPSHIIVANCGDSRAVLCRAKVAVPLSIDHKPNREDEYERIEAAGGRVIDWGGYRVSGVLGMSRSIGDRYLRPSVIADPEMTFVPRSREDECLILASDGLWDVMTNEEVCEVARRRILLWHKKNGASLPSERGERIDPAAQDAADYLSRLALQRGSKDNISVIVVDLKPVRKFKKKTT from the exons ATGCCATATAATTTGGGAAATCTGATTTATGATGAGTCTGTGCTAACAACCCGAGTGGACATCACTGGGCTTGAGCTGATAGCAAACACAAGTAGTTTGTTGTCGGAATCTTCTCTAACGAAGTTCCCATTGGTGTCTTTTGCTCATGAAAGTAGAAGCTATAGTAACTATAGAACGCCTCAAAATGGAATCAGTATCTTGACCCAAAATGATAACGTCAAGAAAGGCGAAGCCAATACCTTGCCTGGGGCAACTGATAATGGTAGATGTTTTGCTGTGGGAGATGCAATGTACCAGGCCACTAAGGCAGATGATCTGAAGTTATTTTCTGGTAGCCAATCCGTAGATGCTAGTTCTCAGTTGGTGTCTAATGACACCACCAGCGTATGCACTGAGCAGTGTACTGCTTTGGATACTCAATCTGGGACTTCATTAATAACCGTAGCAAGCACTTGTAGTCATCAAAGTATTAAGAAGTCATATTCGTGGGATCCAACAATTGCATCAGAGATTATTGAAGATATTGTTTCTGGGATAGCTAATAATGGAGTTGCGGTTGTTAAAGATTCTACAAGACCAGTGCCTTCTTCCCTTCTTGAGGTTTCGGAGAAAATGAAAATAGATAGGCATGTTTTTAGTCTTGATACTGTTCCTTTATGGGGATTCTCATCTATCCGTGGAAGAAGGCCAGAGATGGAAGATGCTGTAGTGGCTCTGCCACGGTTTTTTAAAATTCCTCGTCAGATGCTAATGGATGGTCCTGTTTCTAATGCATTGAATCAATGTTTGTCAGCTGACTTGTTTGGAGTTTATGATGGACATGGAGGCAGCCAG GTTGCCGATTATTGCCGCGACCGCCTCCATTTAGCTTTAGCTGAGGTGCTGAATATTGAAAGGGAGGACTTGCTTACTGGAAATGGTGCATGTAATTGGAAGGAGCGATGGGAGAGAGTTTTATTGAGCTGTTTCCATAAAGTTGATAATGAGGTGGGAGGTATGGGAACTTCTGGTGCTAATGATCCTAGTCTTGTACCTATTGCTCCTGAAGCTGTTGGGTCTACGGCTGTGGTTGGCATTATTTGTCCCTCACATATTATTGTCGCAAATTGTGGTGATTCAAGGGCAGTCTTGTGCCGTGCAAAAGTAGCTGTGCCATTGTCTATAGATCACAAA CCAAATAGAGAAGATGAATATGAAAGGATAGAAGCTGCAGGGGGCAGGGTCATAGACTGGGGTGGATATCGTGTTTCTGGCGTGCTTGGGATGTCAAGGTCCATTG GTGATAGATACTTGAGGCCCTCTGTAATTGCAGATCCAGAAATGACGTTTGTGCCCCGGTCAAGAGAAGACGAATGCCTCATTTTAGCTAGTGATGGTCTATGGGATGTTATGACAAATGAAGAGGTCTGTGAGGTGGCGCGAAGGCGAATCCTCCTCTGGCACAAAAAGAATGGTGCTAGCCTACCCAGTGAGCGGGGTGAGCGAATTGATCCTGCTGCTCAAGATGCAGCAGACTATCTCTCACGACTTGCTCTCCAAAGGGGAAGCAAGGACAACATCTCCGTGATTGTTGTGGATCTGAAACCCGTAAGAAAGTTCAAGAAGAAGACCACCTAG
- the LOC113695410 gene encoding mitogen-activated protein kinase kinase SIPKK isoform X3, which yields MKKGNLAPNLKLSLPPPDEVALSKFLTESGTFKDGDLLVNRDGVRVVSQNQVEAPSLIRPSDNQLSLADFDAVKVIGKGNGGIVRLVQHKWTGQFFALKVIQMNIEESARRHIAQELKINQSSQCPYVVVCYQSFYDNGAISIILEYMDGGSLADFLKKVRTIPEPYLAAICKQVLKGLWYLHHEKHIIHRDLKPSNLLVNHRGEVKITDFGVSAILASTSGLANTFVGTYNYMSPERIVGSTYGYRSDIWSLGLVLLECATGQFPYSPPQPGEGWINVYELMETIVDHPAPRAPSDLFSPEFCSFISACLCLLVFAAFDIELA from the exons ATGAAGAAGGGGAATTTAGCGCCTAATCTCAAGCTGTCCCTCCCTCCTCCTGATGAAGTTGCTCTTTCTAAATTCTT GACTGAATCGGGGACCTTCAAGGATGGTGATCTCTTGGTCAACAGAGATGGGGTTAGAGTTGTTTCTCAGAATCAAGTTGAAGCT CCATCTCTTATACGGCCGTCAGATAACCAGTTGAGCTTAGCAGATTTTGATGCAGTTAAAGTCATCGGGAAAGGGAATGGTGGCATTGTGCGCCTGGTCCAACATAAATGGACAGGGCAATTTTTTGCCCTAAAG GTTATTCAAATGAATATTGAAGAGTCTGCTCGCAGGCACATTGCACAGGAATTGAAAATCAACCAGTCATCTCAATGTCCCTATGTTGTTGTGTGTTACCAGTCTTTCTATGATAATGGTGCTATATCCATAATCTTGGAGTATATGGATGGAGGATCTCTGGCAGACTTTCTAAAGAAAGTCAGAACCATTCCGGAGCCATATCTTGCTGCAATCTGCAAGCAG GTACTGAAGGGCTTGTGGTATCTTCACCATGAAAAGCACATTATACACAGGGACTTAAAACCTTCCAATTTGCTAGTAAATCACAGAGGTGAAGTCAAGATCACTGATTTTGGTGTCAGTGCAATACTAGCAAGCACATCAGGACTGGCTAATACATTTGTTGGCACATACAATTATATGTCT CCCGAGAGGATCGTTGGGAGCACCTATGGCTACAGAAGTGACATCTGGAGTCTGGGTTTGGTTTTGCTTGAGTGTGCAACAGGCCAGTTCCCTTATTCCCCCCCACAGCCTGGGGAAGGATGGATTAATGTGTACGAGCTGATGGAAACCATTGTTGACCACCCTGCCCCTCGTGCACCTTCTGATCTATTTTCTCCAGAATTCTGTTCATTTATCTCTGCATG CCTGTGCCTTCTTGTATTTGCTGCTTTTGATATTGAGCTAGCCTAA
- the LOC113695410 gene encoding mitogen-activated protein kinase kinase SIPKK isoform X2 yields the protein MKKGNLAPNLKLSLPPPDEVALSKFLTESGTFKDGDLLVNRDGVRVVSQNQVEAPSLIRPSDNQLSLADFDAVKVIGKGNGGIVRLVQHKWTGQFFALKVIQMNIEESARRHIAQELKINQSSQCPYVVVCYQSFYDNGAISIILEYMDGGSLADFLKKVRTIPEPYLAAICKQVLKGLWYLHHEKHIIHRDLKPSNLLVNHRGEVKITDFGVSAILASTSGLANTFVGTYNYMSPERIVGSTYGYRSDIWSLGLVLLECATGQFPYSPPQPGEGWINVYELMETIVDHPAPRAPSDLFSPEFCSFISACIQKDPKDRLSANELMPVPSCICCF from the exons ATGAAGAAGGGGAATTTAGCGCCTAATCTCAAGCTGTCCCTCCCTCCTCCTGATGAAGTTGCTCTTTCTAAATTCTT GACTGAATCGGGGACCTTCAAGGATGGTGATCTCTTGGTCAACAGAGATGGGGTTAGAGTTGTTTCTCAGAATCAAGTTGAAGCT CCATCTCTTATACGGCCGTCAGATAACCAGTTGAGCTTAGCAGATTTTGATGCAGTTAAAGTCATCGGGAAAGGGAATGGTGGCATTGTGCGCCTGGTCCAACATAAATGGACAGGGCAATTTTTTGCCCTAAAG GTTATTCAAATGAATATTGAAGAGTCTGCTCGCAGGCACATTGCACAGGAATTGAAAATCAACCAGTCATCTCAATGTCCCTATGTTGTTGTGTGTTACCAGTCTTTCTATGATAATGGTGCTATATCCATAATCTTGGAGTATATGGATGGAGGATCTCTGGCAGACTTTCTAAAGAAAGTCAGAACCATTCCGGAGCCATATCTTGCTGCAATCTGCAAGCAG GTACTGAAGGGCTTGTGGTATCTTCACCATGAAAAGCACATTATACACAGGGACTTAAAACCTTCCAATTTGCTAGTAAATCACAGAGGTGAAGTCAAGATCACTGATTTTGGTGTCAGTGCAATACTAGCAAGCACATCAGGACTGGCTAATACATTTGTTGGCACATACAATTATATGTCT CCCGAGAGGATCGTTGGGAGCACCTATGGCTACAGAAGTGACATCTGGAGTCTGGGTTTGGTTTTGCTTGAGTGTGCAACAGGCCAGTTCCCTTATTCCCCCCCACAGCCTGGGGAAGGATGGATTAATGTGTACGAGCTGATGGAAACCATTGTTGACCACCCTGCCCCTCGTGCACCTTCTGATCTATTTTCTCCAGAATTCTGTTCATTTATCTCTGCATG TATACAGAAAGATCCAAAAGATAGGCTGTCAGCAAATGAACTCATG CCTGTGCCTTCTTGTATTTGCTGCTTTTGA
- the LOC113695410 gene encoding mitogen-activated protein kinase kinase SIPKK isoform X1: MKKGNLAPNLKLSLPPPDEVALSKFLTESGTFKDGDLLVNRDGVRVVSQNQVEAPSLIRPSDNQLSLADFDAVKVIGKGNGGIVRLVQHKWTGQFFALKVIQMNIEESARRHIAQELKINQSSQCPYVVVCYQSFYDNGAISIILEYMDGGSLADFLKKVRTIPEPYLAAICKQVLKGLWYLHHEKHIIHRDLKPSNLLVNHRGEVKITDFGVSAILASTSGLANTFVGTYNYMSPERIVGSTYGYRSDIWSLGLVLLECATGQFPYSPPQPGEGWINVYELMETIVDHPAPRAPSDLFSPEFCSFISACIQKDPKDRLSANELMTHPFLSKFGDLDIDLAPYFTSAGPPLATL, translated from the exons ATGAAGAAGGGGAATTTAGCGCCTAATCTCAAGCTGTCCCTCCCTCCTCCTGATGAAGTTGCTCTTTCTAAATTCTT GACTGAATCGGGGACCTTCAAGGATGGTGATCTCTTGGTCAACAGAGATGGGGTTAGAGTTGTTTCTCAGAATCAAGTTGAAGCT CCATCTCTTATACGGCCGTCAGATAACCAGTTGAGCTTAGCAGATTTTGATGCAGTTAAAGTCATCGGGAAAGGGAATGGTGGCATTGTGCGCCTGGTCCAACATAAATGGACAGGGCAATTTTTTGCCCTAAAG GTTATTCAAATGAATATTGAAGAGTCTGCTCGCAGGCACATTGCACAGGAATTGAAAATCAACCAGTCATCTCAATGTCCCTATGTTGTTGTGTGTTACCAGTCTTTCTATGATAATGGTGCTATATCCATAATCTTGGAGTATATGGATGGAGGATCTCTGGCAGACTTTCTAAAGAAAGTCAGAACCATTCCGGAGCCATATCTTGCTGCAATCTGCAAGCAG GTACTGAAGGGCTTGTGGTATCTTCACCATGAAAAGCACATTATACACAGGGACTTAAAACCTTCCAATTTGCTAGTAAATCACAGAGGTGAAGTCAAGATCACTGATTTTGGTGTCAGTGCAATACTAGCAAGCACATCAGGACTGGCTAATACATTTGTTGGCACATACAATTATATGTCT CCCGAGAGGATCGTTGGGAGCACCTATGGCTACAGAAGTGACATCTGGAGTCTGGGTTTGGTTTTGCTTGAGTGTGCAACAGGCCAGTTCCCTTATTCCCCCCCACAGCCTGGGGAAGGATGGATTAATGTGTACGAGCTGATGGAAACCATTGTTGACCACCCTGCCCCTCGTGCACCTTCTGATCTATTTTCTCCAGAATTCTGTTCATTTATCTCTGCATG TATACAGAAAGATCCAAAAGATAGGCTGTCAGCAAATGAACTCATG ACGCACCCCTTCCTAAGTAAATTTGGAGATCTGGATATTGATCTTGCTCCTTACTTTACCAGTGCCGGTCCACCACTTGCAACATTGTAA
- the LOC113697574 gene encoding pre-mRNA cleavage factor Im 25 kDa subunit 1, translated as MSRDHQTDLPQVQNSSSVQNYGNVLDIYPLNCYYFGSKEAVPFKDETTSDRILRMKFNYDAHGLRTCVQAVMLVELFKHPHVLLLQARNSIYKLPGGRLRTGESDIQCLKRKLSSKLSAVGDCSAPDWEVGECLGMWWRPDFDALLYPYLPPNIKRPKECTKLFLVKLPESQKFTVPRNLKLLAVPLCQLHENHKTYGPIISGVPQLLSKFSFNIIES; from the exons ATGAGTAGGGATCATCAGACTGATTTACCACAGGTACAAAACAGTAGTAGCGTGCAGAATTACGGTAACGTGTTGGACATTTACCCGCTGAACTGCTACTATTTTGGCTCCAAAGAAGCTGTTCCGTTTAAGGACGAGACTACGTCCGATCGTATCCTTCGAATGAAATTCAA CTATGATGCTCATGGATTAAGGACCTGTGTGCAAGCTGTAATGCTG GTTGAATTGTTCAAGCACCCCCACGTATTGCTGTTGCAAGCACGGAACTCGATCTATAAGCTTCCAGGTGGTCGTTTGAGGACAGGTGAATCAG ATATACAATGCTTAAAGCGCAAACTATCAAGCAAGTTATCTGCTGTTGGAGATTGTAGTGCGCCTGATTGGGAG GTGGGCGAATGCCTTGGTATGTGGTGGAGGCCTGATTTTGATGCATTACTTTATCCCTATCTGCCACCTAATATAAAAAGGCCAAAG GAGTGCACAAAACTCTTTCTTGTGAAGTTGCCTGAGAGTCAGAAATTCACGGTACCGAGGAATCTCAAGCTTCTTGCAGTACCTCTATGTCAACTTCATGAAAACCACAAG ACTTACGGACCAATAATATCAGGAGTACCGCAGCTGCTATCCAAATTCTCCTTCAACATCATagagagctga